From the genome of Astatotilapia calliptera chromosome 3, fAstCal1.2, whole genome shotgun sequence:
ATGGCAAATTCTTATTATTTTCACTGGAGCTTAATTATATATTGCTGAGAGCTGATATCAGATATTTGCTGATATATCAGTATCAACATTTATATCAGGCcataaatgaaaatttaaaaagtaaagaagagatgagagaaacacccttcaactgtGCTATGAGTGCTGATGTTGCCTATTTTGTCCACCAGTGGGCACTCTACAGCTTAACTagaagtgaaaacacaaaaacggtAAAGTACTTACTGACTATATAcaaaagaatatttttaaacTATCGTGAACTTATCAAGGACCAATAATATTATCGGTATGTGTATCGTTCTTAAAAATCCTGTAACAGTCAAGGTCTATTTTCCGTCATGAAATATACTGAAAAATGGAGATCTGAGTAGATAAAGAAGACATGTATTGTTGCTTGTTTTAGTTAACATGCATTTTAAATAAGATATAGTCCATTTTAAAAGGTtacaatatttcattttagcCATATTTTACTGgggaaaatatctttttttttcacagtccAAATGATTAAACCAGAATTTATTTTTCAAGCTTATTGGCTGTTTGGTTAATAATTATCCTGCTTATTTGATTACTGTTTGCTGACAGAAGCTTTTTACTTTTCAGCTGATGAGTTAATAATTTACTGTCATTCAGCAGCATCTGTCCATTTAAGGTTGCTGAATTGTAACTGTTCCTCTGTGTAATCTTAATCTCCTCAGGTATGTCTTTCCGGCGAGGTGTGGTCAGGCAGAGCAAATTCCGCCATGTTTTCGCCCAGGCGTGGAAAGCCGAGCACTGCATCGATGATGTCAGAGTGTCCCGGGTGACGTGGGACAGTCCACTCTGTGCAGTCAACCCCAAATTCATTGCTGTTATCATTGAAGCGGGTGGAGGAGGGGCCTTCCTCGTGGTTCCAGTCAGCAAGGTTCAGTCTCCTACATTACAGAGTATCAGATAAACAGTAGATCGATGTTTCTTCCACTCTCCTACTAAAAGCATTATGTCACCAACTTTTTAACAGCCTGCTGCATGCCTGACTAAAGTACTTTCTACACTTACGAGACCATTAGCAGGACTGGATAATGCATTAATGGTTGAAACACTCTGTTTTTCTCTACAGAGTGGAAGAATCGACCAGTCCTGTCCCACAGTCTGTGGTCATGCAGCACCAGTGTTGGACATCCAGTGGAGTCCTCATGATGACAATGTCATTGCAAGTGCCTCAGAAGATTGCACGGTGAAGGTAAAATTTTCAAACCTTGTAGAAGTTCTGTGCTGGTGGTTTGTGGTCAAGTTATCTGTAATCTGACGTCCGTAGGCATCAAACCCGCCACAACCTTAACCCACTAAAGCTGTGTTGGTCCTTCTTCTGCTGCtaatgaaaacacatcagaCTTCAGGGTGCAGACCTTGAGTGTGCTTCAAACTACTATAATAATTAACATTGTGTATTTAACACTTTCTTTATCATATTGTATGACTTAATTTTACTTATAATTGTAAAATTATGTCAGTAGAATTCAGTTGAGAGGTCTTTGGTGCCCTGGGTCCGTCCATAATGCCAGTGCTGGTGTGAATACAAAACATATGAGGGTTTCCTGTAGTGTGTGGTGTGGGGACAGAGGTCGTGTCATTTCTGAGGTTAGGTTGGAGCCTGGATCAACACTTTAGGTGCTTTGTCAAGTCATCCAAGAAAttccagagctttttttttttttaaacagtgattGTTCAGCTGAAGGAGACGACTGCCAGGGGTGCGTGCTTggtttgcagcattttttagGTGTAGGTAATATTGTTTCTCTGATCACAGCTGTGTAAACTTACGGCGAGGTCTCTGTGAAACAAGTTGGCATTCCTCAGCTGTTAGACACGGCTGGGCGAGGAGGGGGGTTAAAAGAATGTCACTGATTCCAGATAAATGATTGACGAGCACCCATAGTCTTTTCTTCAGGCACACCTTaccattttttaacagaaagtAAATCACTTTTGATACTACTAAAAAGCTATACTGGGATATAgatactgttttaaaaaaatacaaatatatattaactaataaaaatctgaaatgttGAAAGAGAACCTAAATGCATATTTAGTTGATATCGATAATTGGGTAGTAGCTAGGCTAGCTCTGACCAAACGTAGCAAATTAAGCTATGGAGCTACTTCAAAGGTCACTTCCTAAAATGTCAGcgcttttttaatcttttaaaaggTGTATTGTGCAGGACTAGCTTAgctggctgttttttttccttctaacaGCCTTACTATTAAACAAAGCCAATCATGTCTTGGCTGTAGCTTTATATTTaacaggtaaaaataaatgtggtaTTGAGTAAATTTGGATGAAGAAATGATGATGTACTCCAAGTGCTGTCTGCGTtattcttgttaaaatgacattagcGAGTTAGCGCGGATTGCCGtgtgcgtggggctgcatgGCGTCAACACGTTAGCACGGCTAGATTGTTAACGTGTTAGCGCCATGCAGCCCAATGCACtcgctaacagagatttgcctCGTTATTGCGGTTGTGACGTTAcagtcattttaacgagattaacgctgacagcactaatctatctatctatctatctatctatctatctatctgtctgtctgtctgtctgtctatatatacacatacatatatgtataaacTGGCAATAAAATAACCAATCTAAATCTTATATACAGAAAATGCAGGATTGCAGAAATGATACCACAGAGTGTGCATAAATTGCTGTTGCTGTCTAGCAGTGTGACAGTTCAACTGTTTAGGAGGGAGATGGTGAGGGGAATGAAGGCTCTGATAGCAGTAAAGTTAATAATATGtcaggaaaactgtaaaaattatacgacacacatatatatgtctGCTTTATGTTGAAGGTGTGGCAGATCCCAGATGGTGGGCTCACAAGTCCAATGACTGATGCCACTGTGACCCTTGAGGGACACAGTAAACGAGTGGGACTCCTGGCTTGGCACCCAACTGCCTTCAATATCCTCCTAACTGCAGGTAGGACCATCTGTAGCATTGTAGTGCTCCCATTGTTCTCCTATAACCAAACATGGTTCACATCTGTGGAAAATAACAGTGATAACTGGCTATGACTGGTGTGTTTTTTAAGTGTGTTGTGTAGAGAACATGGTCTAAACATTAAACTGCGCCACTGTGGAAGCAGGCTGGTGTAGTTTGTATGTTGCTTTACATATATTTCCATAAAAAAgtgaactaaaacaaagggcTTGTGTTTGCACACTGGAAATGTATTGTACTTGAGTTTTATATGGTGAATTAAGGTAACCTTTGCCTTGTAATAAACATCCAGGGATCATTTTACCTTTTAACAAACTCCAAATATGGTGACAGTGAAACTCGAGGCGTAGCTTCCCCGTGCTAAACATTCCTCATTATCCAGATAAAAGTGACATACACCCGTCCATTTGTAAACAGTGAGAGTTGAGGAGCAGCTCCTGTCTTACTATGTTGGTGTTCAGTGACAGCCAGTTCAAATACTGCTGCATAATACAAGTATGGAGTAGGATTTCCCTCCTAGGCAACTCACAGCATGTGATTAACCTGAAAAATAATTACACTTTGCTGAAAAGCTGCCAGAGCTGGTTTCCATTGGAAATGTAGCCTACGCAAAGGAGGCACTACTATACGCACAAGCACATAAAGTAATGTTTGGCCTGCGGGATCCTCATGGCAGTGTAAGAATGTAAGCTGCCCACTTATGTTAATGCATACTGAGAAGAGTGCATATTGTTCACGCTGCATTATTTTACCACCAGCTTTTTTAAGCAGCTCTGCAGGCGTTGTTGCTCCTCAGTATAAGTTAGCGTTAGCGAGGAGAAAGGCAACACAACAACACAGTTATACTGTGCTAAATTTCCATAATGGAGTGAGATTAGAATTGTATTCAATTATATAACACTTTCAAATCACTCACATTAACTGCTGGTATCGTGATATAGCATCAAATACAGTGTATTATGTTATCTGTGTACAGTTATCATAATTATTTGATTCTTGATCGTGTCAGTGAAGTGGCTCTGTTAATTGTTCACTTTGTCATATTCCTTTTGGGATCCACTGCAAGGACTCAATCAGTTGAATAACATTGATAGGGGAAACATGTTTAAGTGCAACTGCTTGTTTAAATGAACATCAATATTTGCTACCAGGCTATCATTAATTGTACTGTAAAGGGGAATGAATCAAAAAAGAATATTGAGGTACTGACATCATGTCACAGATCGACTCCCAGCAAACAGCTCCACTGCTCTCACTCCATTTCAATTAAAATATTGGCCTGAAGTGCAAGGAATCGACTCGTCTTTCCACTCTAGCTACATCTTCTTTAAACTAAcaacacaaataaatgaatctTTTATGTGAAAGATCAACAACAATGACTTGTTCAAAATTAGGCAGGAAATGATGTGATTGTTTGTGACATTGCCACTGATGGAGAAAAGTAACTACACCAGCAAGACGGATTCAACCATTTATAGGACACACTCCATGTACGACACATGTAATTAGAAGTTGAGACTTGATGCAGAACATATCAGGGAGAAGGCAGAAAAGCCCAGTTTGGAATCACAGAGCGAGCCGTGATACAATACGCTGAAAACGACACAGATGGTGTTTCGATTAAGCAACTTTAAACTATCAGGGAATTCCTTTAAAGATGCAAAAGGGATTTGTTCACTGTATtgtgctattgtgtgtgtattgtcattattattcagttttaatGTGTCAGATCAGTTAATACTTTGCTTCTTTGCTTGTCTCACCGCGAGTTCACTTTACCAATATTTACTTTGATAAAGTTAATGACATACTGAGGTAGTGTGTGTAGGTAGtatctgtcacagggctaacacagagacagacatccATTCACACTGTTGTTCAATTTAGCATCGCCCTAACCTGTTGTTATTATATATTGATATATGGTGTCATAATTAgagatgggtatcgtttaggttttatccgataccggtgccaaactggtacttttgaaacggtgccggtgcttaaacggtgctcgaaccggtgcttaaagaatggagaacacaaaattggtccaaaaacctctcatgttcagctgttttttttgtaaaaagataacaatgttagccttttctgcagctatggggcatatatggtatcactcttggctggaagcagtgcttaaacaatggaaaaaacacaaactttgtccaaaaacctctcatgtttagctgtttccctctttttctttggtcattttagcctttttggccagggtgaagggaatatctgccatcaaacaagaagacagctgcatgtaactacgacggtgtttgctagttcaccttacatgcattaatgtaataacgtggttagcctactcaacgtaaattacacacaaacaacgtTAAgttactcacgcagagaagaacggctgctgctgccatcatcatccgtcatcatttctgctacactggcagggctaggggccaggactctcctcttcgggtttttgggggatgttgctccgggtccgataacaggcaccaaacccgcagtagatgtgctcggtgtgaggtctcgcagcaagctatcaaatacggcgcatttctcggcttttaaaaaaaccgctatgcgtcaccaggtgtttcatcagatttgaggtgttacctcctttgacagtatcacagtatcagcttgaagcacttgttgcaggctgctgagtttgcatcttttgctgtgaagtacagccagacttttgaccgcttcgccttggacatttttaatctgtagctctgctctaaaagaacgtacgtacctgggcccgcctactattctcggaaacgtaaaatgattggctagaagtgtatcacagctcaggaaataaagcaccgaaatgtgcgctgcttttcggtctggttactaccgtttatgtcagatgaTGGCAccagataccggtacccatccctagtcataaTGCATTCATAATACACCTGCACCGATAACCTGTCACTTTCTCAAGACGAACAAGAAAAGCAAATGAATTTATAGGAACATCGGCAACATCTGCATCTGTTTATCCTCACATCCTTGCCCTGTACAATTTCAGGCTTCACACCCTCTTCCTTGGATGTTGTCTTTCCCTCTCTGTAGGCTGTGATAATGTGATCTGCGTGTGGAACGTGGGCACGGGGGAGCTAGTGTACCAGCTTGATGACGCCCACCCAGACTTGATCTACAATGTCAGCTGGAACAAGGACGGCAGTGCGATATGTACCGTCTGCAAGGACAAAGCCCTCCGAGTCATCGATCCGCGAAGAGGCGCCGTCCTCAAGGTGATTTCACATTCATGCTGTCCGTGAAGATGTGAGCAAAGCGTGGAGCACGGCTCGGCTCTCATTTCTGGTATAACGCGTCAGTGATCAGCTTGTGACTGCTTTCCTAGGTCAGAGAGAAAGTCCATGATGGTACCAGGCCCATGAGAGCCGTGTTCCTCTCTGATGGAAAAATCCTGACGACAGGCTTCAGCCGTATGAGCGAGAGGCAGCTGGCTTTGTGGGATACTGTAAGTTTCTTGTTAGACATGTGGTATAATGCAGGTGAACTGAATTTTACACATGGAAAAGGTTTGAGACACAAAAAACATGTGTGATTGTTAAAGTAGGCATTCTAGTGATGTGAAAATGCTTTTATCTTACAGAAAGACCTCTCAGAGCCAATGGTAATACAGGAAATGGATACGAGTAATGGAGTTCTGCTGCCCTTTTATGACCCCGACACAAACATGGTCTACCTGTGTGGGAAGGTGAAGCCTTGGCATCATGTGGCAAATAGAAATTTAGCTTGTTCTATGCAGCGTCAATCATcgtgattgttttgtttttttgttgttaatctCATGGCTTTCAGGGGGACTGCACCATCCGATACTTTGAAGTGACTGATGAATCACCGTACGTTCACTTCCTCAGCTTATACAGCAGCAAAGAGCCTCAGAGGGGTGCAGGCTTTCAGAGTAAAAGAGGTGTGGATGTCAATAAGTGTGAAATTGCCAGGTAAGAACAGTATGCGTACCCGTAACTAGTAAAAACTACAATACACAGCTACTTCAGGAACTGACCAGTCTCCTAAAAGTGGGAAAGAATAATGCAGAATAACGTCAGACGGGACTTTGTCCTTGCTTTTTCGGCAGGTTTTATAAGCTTCATGAGAGGAAGGTGGAACCCATTTCTATGACTGTACCAAGAAAGGTAAGGCACACACATACTTTAAAAGTGGACTTtataaactgcttttttttaatagctaaTGAAGTTTCCATATTTCCTCTCCAGTCAGATCTGTTCCAGGGAGACCTTTACCCAGACACAGCCGGCCTGGAGCCAGCCCTCCTGGCTGACGAGTGGATCGCGGGGCAGGACGCGCCACCGCTGCTGGTCTCCCTGAGTGGTGGCTACACAGCTCCTCCATCCAAATACAGAGACACTCTCAGAAGCAAGCCCAAGCTCGTCTCTCAGGACTCTGGGACCGGGGCCGTCCCACCTTCCGCAGGGAACGTAGCAGCTCCCACGTCCACACCTACCTCTGCCGCCAAGGAGACAGAAGAAGAGACGCCACAGCCGACAGCGGCCACGAGGGAGACGGATGGAAACGGCGATAGGCCAAAGAGAGAGGTCGGTCAGCAGCAAGTGAGATGCTGATTTAAGAttttttgaagctatttttgacttgctttttctctctctctctctctctcttctttcagGATGACGTGTTGAGCGAGCTGTTAGCAGAAATGAAAGCTCTGCGGGCCGTCGTGCTTGCTCAGAATCAGAGAATTGAGTTGCTGGAGAGACAGCTAGCACGGATTGAAGATGGGGATGTATGAGCAAGCGGAAGATTCACTACATTcagatggctttttttttttccccttaaatcCATAGACCATAGCCTTACTAGAGTCAACAGTACCTTAAGCAGTGTGGGCTGAAGAATGTAGTGTAGAGCAGCAACTAATTGTGAATAAATAGGAGCTTACAGCTATTGTTTCCAAGACCACAATATGTGGGTGACAACTGGGTAAAGGATATCGTTGCCGCTGTGTGACGGTGCATATAATGCAGTTTTGATCTTTAATTTCGAAGCACCCTAAAGGAGTTGCATCGGCACAGTTGCCTCAATTTGACGCACAAAGTTGTGTTGAAAAGGATTATATTGGAGCTAACGAAGGCTGACAGTCTATAGCAAAGCTATTAAGTACCTCCTGTACGTTTTTCTCTCTGACGCACTAACAAATGTAACCATTAGGGCTATTTAATCAGGTAGATTAAGCTGCTAAACTGTGATTTCATATCAAACCCCCGGTTGTTATCTCACTGCGTGACTCGTGCTTTGTTTTACTACTCCATAATAGAACACCACGTGTAAAGTTAACTGTCCTCGGCAGCGAGAGCTGTGTGAATGATGGCCGATGAGAGCGTAGCTGAATATTTATGTGTATTCGTAGCTGTGTGTAGTGTTTGCAATCAGTGAGAAGGTGACACTTGTGATTTTGTACCTCATGTTGTCAGACGAGAACAGCGTAAAGATAACACTATGTTACACTGTAACCTGtcataaacacaacacagaatttctttttttcttttcttttttaagcacGCGGAAATGCCGCAGTGTCACACGACCACTCGAGAACCAATCAGGATCTGAGCAGCAAATGTCACATTTTGTAGTTGTTGCTTCCAATGATATGAAAGACCTGCAGACTGGGCATGGGACgggaaccttttttttcttcttttaaatattcAACCTTACACTACAGTGACCGTGCAGCTAAGTCTGACTAAACTGTTCCAAATCTACTCCGGATTGCAGACCAGATTTGGTAGCAGCAAGAAAAAGGTTCAAGTGTAGAGGCTTTTCTACGTTTTTGCGCTTGTATTTGTGTTGATGAAAAAGCACTTTTAGATTCGtgtagttttgtgttttttgctattacatttgacatttacatttagaggcattgatctgttattaatctgttCTTCTTACAAATGTAGAATAACATTGGTACATTCCACATAAAGACTACCCCTTTATTActttatatatttctttatgcACTGATGTAACattgactgtaaaaaaaaaagaaaaaaaaaagtagcagtTTTAATCAGACTACATTGTGAAAGTTCAATAAACATTAATTCTTACTTTATGTGAATTGGCCTTTTTCATATGAAGTAGTCAGATCacggtgtgtatgtgtgatcaCATTCTACCAACAGAGAGTGgtctgaaaatgagaaaatactgagtgagcagcagttctgtgGGTGAaaatgtcagaggagaatggccagacagTAGCTCAAATTACTATTCATTGCAACCAAAGTGTGCAGGAGAGcgtctctgaatgcacaacacatggGGGTTATagtagcagaagaccacactgagtgacacttcctgtcagctaagaacaggaaactgaggcttaCAGCTTACACAGACCAAAGTTggacagaagactggaaaaatgttgccggaTATTATGAGTCTCGATTTCTACTGCAGCATTCAGATGCTAGTCTTTTAGCATAAACAGCGTGACAGCTCCCTTGTTTCAACAGTTCTGTGTGGGATATTTTCTTACCACACTTTGGGTTCCTTAGCACCAACCAGGCATTGTTACAGTGCACCCATCTTCTGCCTAGTACACTATCCCTAGTGGGATAACGCACTatttcacaaagctcaaatgacctcagactggtttcttgaacatgacagtgagttcagtgTACTCAGATGGCTTCCACAGTCTTTAAATCTCAATTCAACAGAACACCTTTGAGATGTGTTCTCAAAGGTTTCAAGGTGGCATGTTCCACCCTAAACTGATCCCTTGCCACCctagttttgcatatgacagtgttgtttattaaaataagacagCATTAACACTTTGAGCCTAGCTACAGTTAACCCTGAAATACACattctaaaactgaatatattgcataGTGTTACCCCCCTCCCACCCACTGTTAACAAATGGTTCAACCCATAGCACAGACcggcttttttttcttgttgtcagTAGCAAGTGATGTGccaaagcacattttaaatcaaCACCATAGTCATTTCAGATTTTATGTGTGAAActtaagttagacttgtgtttgtgaATGAGCCACCCCATGGTGTGTATACTTCATCCATTTGAATCATTTCAACCATATGTAACacctgcgtgcgtgtgtgtgtgtgtgtgtgtgtgtgtgtgtgtgtgtgtgtgtgtttttgccacCCCATTTGATTTTCATGCCATCCTAAGAAGGTTTCTCTAGATCCACCCCTGACACAAGATGAACATCAAGGACCAAAATctgtgaggaatgtttccagcaccttgatgaatatgtgccatgaagaattaaagcagttcgCAATGCAAAAAGGGGATCCAATCCAGTATTAGCGACGTGTACCTAATAAATGGCCAAGAGACTATGGTATTTGGGTTTGGTAACCGTGCCATCGCCTGCTGCTTTGTGCATTTAAGCAgatgcacaaaacacaaacaaaacagtttaaCGTGTTGTACTTGACTGCTCGTCAGATCAATTAAAATTCCTCACACCCAGCAAAGGCCATTTTATCTGATTTGTACTAGAAAGCAGCTGGAGGCTTGTTAGAAAGGCttataacaacaataaaaagaataacAGAACAACCTGTGATCTTTTTAGAATGAAAATCAAACCCAATCAACCATGCAAAAGCCTAAAAAGAGGCCACCCAGTTC
Proteins encoded in this window:
- the coro1b gene encoding coronin-1B, which produces MSFRRGVVRQSKFRHVFAQAWKAEHCIDDVRVSRVTWDSPLCAVNPKFIAVIIEAGGGGAFLVVPVSKSGRIDQSCPTVCGHAAPVLDIQWSPHDDNVIASASEDCTVKVWQIPDGGLTSPMTDATVTLEGHSKRVGLLAWHPTAFNILLTAGCDNVICVWNVGTGELVYQLDDAHPDLIYNVSWNKDGSAICTVCKDKALRVIDPRRGAVLKVREKVHDGTRPMRAVFLSDGKILTTGFSRMSERQLALWDTKDLSEPMVIQEMDTSNGVLLPFYDPDTNMVYLCGKGDCTIRYFEVTDESPYVHFLSLYSSKEPQRGAGFQSKRGVDVNKCEIARFYKLHERKVEPISMTVPRKSDLFQGDLYPDTAGLEPALLADEWIAGQDAPPLLVSLSGGYTAPPSKYRDTLRSKPKLVSQDSGTGAVPPSAGNVAAPTSTPTSAAKETEEETPQPTAATRETDGNGDRPKREDDVLSELLAEMKALRAVVLAQNQRIELLERQLARIEDGDV